DNA from Zetaproteobacteria bacterium:
TGGACGGGATCCTCGACTATCAGCAGGAGATCCGCAGCCGACCGGTGTGGCAGCCGGCCCCCTCCGGGCTTCGTACCCGTTTCATGGACGACGAGCCGCCGCCGGAAGGGGAGCCGCTCGAACGGCTCTACCGGCGTTTCATGGAACAGATCCTCCCCTACGCGGCGGGCAACGTCCACCCCGGCTTCATGGGCTGGGTCCACGGCGGAGGCACACCGGTGGGGATGGTCGCCGAGATGCTCGCCGCCGGACTCAACGCCAACTGCGGGGGGCGCAATCAGATCCCGCTGCTGGTCGAACGTCAGGTGATCCGCTGGATGCGGCGCCGATTCGGCCTGCCGGAGCAGGCCGGCGGCATCCTCACCTCCGGCACCTCCGCGGCCACCATCATCGCGATCCACACGGCCAGATGCGCCTCCATCCCCGAACGGCCGGTGGTCTACGCCTCGCGCGAGTGCCACGGCTGCATCGGCCGCGCGCTGGCGCTGACCGGCATCGGCCGGGAGGCGCTCTGCCGGGTGGCGGTGAACGACCGCTACCAGATCGACCTCGACCGGCTGCGCACCGCCATCACCGCCGACCGCCGCCGGGGGCGGCATCCCTGGCTGGTCGTCGGCAATGCCGGCACGGTCAACAGCGGTGCGATCGACGATCTACAGGGGCTGGCGGAGATCGCACGGCGGGAAGGGCTCTGGCTGCACGTCGACGCCGCACTGGGCGGGGCGATCGCCTTCTCCCGGCGGCTCGCCGCACGGCTGCGCGGCATCGAGCGGGCCGACTCCCTGGCCATGGACTTCCACAAGTGGCTGCAGGTGCCCTACGACGCCGGACTGGCCCTACTGCGCTCGGAGTCGCTGCTGACCGAAGCCTTCGCCACCGACGACGCCTACCTGCTGCGCGAGGAGGATGGGCTCGCCGCCGGCTTCCCGTGGCCATGCGACCAGGGCTTCGAGCTTTCGCGCCCCTTCCGGGCGCTGAAGATCTGGTTCACCCTCTCCGCCTTCGGCCCCGAGCGCCTGGGGGCGATGATCGAGCACTGCTGCGCGCTGGCCGACCTGCTCGCTAAACGCATCGACGAGGAACCCTGGCTGGAGCGCACCGCCCCGGTGGCGCTCAACATCGTCTGCTTCCGCCCACGCGGCGCCGACGACCGGACCACCCGTGCCGTGGTGCGCCACATCCACCGCTCCGGCCTGGCCGCACCCTCTTTGACCTTGCTCGACGGGCGCGCGACCATCCGTGCCGCCATCGTCAACCACCGGACCGGGCCGGATGAGATCGACCGGTTGATCGAGGCGACACGCAAGGCGGTCGCCGACTGCCGCAAGGGGGGAGATTCGTGGAGCATCCCGCACAACGACCGCTGATCGGCCTGGCCCCCCTCACCCGCCACGCCTTCCATGGCGGCGACCTCACCCCCACCGCCCGCACCCTCCACGAGCGCATCCTCGCCCGCCCCGACGACGCGGCCGCCTACATGGATCTCGCCACCATCATGCTGCTCGCCCACCAGCGCGAGCAGGCCCTGGAACTGCAGAACCGGGCGCTGTCGCTCCGTCGGCGCTACACCCTGGAGCGCAACCCGCCCCACCCCGGGGTGCGGCTGCTCGCCCTGATGGCCATCGGCGACCTGATGGACAACACCCCGATCGAGTTCCTCCTCGCCGATGCCCCCATCGCCCTGGAGCTCGACTACGTCCGGGAGGGAGACCCTCCGCCGCAGTGGGAGGGGGTCGACCTCTGCTTCGTGGCGGTGGGGGAGTCGGACCGCAACCGACCGCTGCTGCAGCACCTTCAGCAGCAGCTGCGCGACGCCCCGGTGCCGCTGATCAACGCTCCCGATCGGATCCTGCACACCAGCCGGGAGGCGGCAGCCGCGGCGCTTCGCGGCATCGATGGGCTCTTCATGCCCGCAGCGACACGCATGACGCGCACAGAGCTGGAGGCGGCCCCCTCCGTCGAAGCGCTGCTGCCTCGGGGAGAGCATCCGGTGATCATCCGACCGGTTGCCTCCCACGCCGGCCACGGCCTGGCGCGGATCGACAAGGATGCGGCGCTTACCGCCTACCTGGCGCAACAGCAGGCAGAGGAGTTCTATGTCGCGCCCTACATCGACTACGCCTCGCCGGACGGGCGCTACCGCAAGTACCGCATCGCGCTGATCGACGGCGCCCCCTTCCTCTGCCACCTCGCCATCTCCGACCATTGGCTGGTCCACTACCTCAACGCCGACATGACCGGAGACCCCGACAAGCGGGAGGAGGAGGCGCGCGCCATGGCCCGTTTCGACCGCGACTTCGGGGCGCGCCACGGCAAGGCGCTCGCCGCCGTCGCGCGGCGGCTGCAGCTGGAGTATCTGGTGATCGATTGCGCCGAGTGTCGCGACGGCCGGCTGCTGATCTTCGAGGTGGATACCAGCGCCATCGTCCACGACATGGATCCCGAGGCGCTCTTCCCCTACAAACGCCCGCATATGCGCCGGGTGTTCGCCGCCTTCCAGCAGATGCTCGTGCGCCACGCATCCGCCTGATGCCCTTCCCCTCCACCGGGGAGCTGCTCGTCCGGGGCAGCGATCCCCGGCTGGCCCTCGACCCCGCCGACGGCCGCAACCACTACCTCTGCCCCCCCCGCCCCGAGCCGGGGCTGCTCCGTTTCGGCTCCTCCACCGCCACCACCATCGATACCCACGGATGGCGGATCGCCTCCGCCTTCCGGGAGAGGCTGGCGCGCCTGCATGCCACCGAAGGAAAGGAGCGGGCGCTGCGGCGGACGACGGAGCAGATCCGCCGCACCCTCGCCGACCTGTGCGGCCTCGACGACAAGGTCGGCATCACCCTGACCGAATCGGGCACCTTCGCCCACCGGCTGGCGGCGAAGCGGATCTGCCGCCGTAGCAGCCGACCGCTGCAGATCCTGCTCCCCCAGCCGTCGGAGACCGGCCGCGGCGTCCCGGAGGCGCTCTCGCTCGGAGGCCGGCTGCCGCTGCACACCTTCACCCTGCGTCTTCCAGACGGCGCCGCACGGGATGCTGCGGCGATCGACGCCGAGGTCGTCGCAACCGCACAGCGCTGGATCGATGAGGGGGCGGCGCTGCTGCTGGTGGTGGTCGACTGCTCCAAGAGCGGCTTGATCGCCCCCTCCTTCCCGGTCGCCGCCGGGCTGCGCAACCGCTTCCCCGGACGGGTCCACCTCCTGGTCGACGGCTGCCAGTTCCGCTTCGACACCGAACGGCTGCGCCGCTATCTGGCCGAGGGGGCGATGGTGGCGATCACCGGCTCCAAGTTCTACGCCGGGCCGAGCTTCTCCGCCGCGCTGCTCGATCCCGGGGCGGAGCGGACGGAGGAGCCGGTGGACAATCCCGGGCTGCTGCTGCGCTGGCAGGTGGCGCTGGAGGTGATGGAGCGGCTGCAGCGGTTGCCGCGCGACGCCCGCTCGGCCTTCATCGCCGACTTCCACACACGGCTTGGGGGGCGGCTGCGCCGGGAGCCCTTCCTGACGGAACTGCCGGCACCGGGGGGGGATCGCACCATCCTCGCCTTCATCCCGGGGGGGGCGGAGGCCCCCTTCACCCTGGAGGAGTCGATGGCGCTCCACCGCATGCTGCAGCTGGATTGCCGCCCCGCCGTCCAGCTCGGCCGCCCCTTCCCCGCCGGCAGCCACCCGCAAGGAGGCGCCCTCGGCGCCCTGCGCCTGAGTCTGAGCGCCCCGCTGGTCGTTGAAGCACTCAGCGATGACGATCAGCATTCCATTGTCGATCAGGCGATGCGTGCGCTCGATTGCACGCTGGCGGTCGGGCACCGCTTGCGCCGCGCTGGAGGTGGAGATGCAGTGGAGTGATCTCAAATCGATCATCGCCGACGCCGCCCCGACGCTCGGCTCCCTGCTCGCCGGCCCCGCCGGAGGGGCCGTGGGCGCACTGATCGCCAGAGCGCTCGGGGTGGAGCCCTCGGCCGACAAGGTGGCCGAGGCCATACACAGCGACCCCGAGGCGGCCGTCAAGCTGCGCCGGCTCGAACTGGAGCAACAGCAGCGGCTGACCGAGATGCTGTTGCGCCACGACGAAACCCGCCTCTCCGAGGTCAACCGGACGATGCGGGCGGAGTACGCCCAGGAGGACGCCTATGTCAAGCGGTGGCGCCCGACGCTGGGCTACGCCGTCACCCTCACCTGGGTGATCACTTGGTTCGCCGTGGTCTACGTCATCGTCTGGCGGCCGGAGCGGGCGCCCGCGGTCATCTCCGCCCTCGCCCAGGCCCAGACCATGTGGGGCGTGGCGTTGGCGGTGCTGGGCATCGGAGTGGTCAAGCGCAGCCATGACAAACAGGTGGCGGCGGGCCAGCAACCGACCGGCCTGCTCGGGGCACTGCTGAAGCGGTGACGCCTGCGGGCTGCGACGCGGCATTCGGGTGGAATGGGGGGATCCGGATGGGTACGAGGGGTTGCGGTTGCGTGCAACCCCCCTGACCCTTCGCCATGTGATCTGGTGGCGCTTCAGGGACTCGAACCCCGGACACGCGGATTATGATTCCGCTGCTCTAACCAACTGAGCTAAAGCGCCATCCTGGAACGAAGGAGAAGGAGCGCAGACGACCGCACCTATCGCCCTCCGCAGCAGAGGGGCGGATGATATCGACCACGGTCGGCAGATGTCCACCCCATCCGGCCGATCGCCGATTGCCAACGAAGGAGCATGGCGCAGCATGCAGGGCCATGCCCTTCCCGCCCATCCTGCCGGCGGTCCGGTGTGAAACCGGAACGCATCCACCCGATGCCGCCGTCATCTGGCTCCACGGCCTGGGCGCCGACGGCCACGACTTCGAACCGGTGATCGGGCAACTGGAGCTCGCCGATCTCGCCGTCCGCTTCGTCCTGCCGCATGCACCGGCGATGCCGGTCACCGTCAACGGCGGCTACATCATGCCGGCATGGTACGACATCCGCAGCAGCGACCTCACCGCAGAGGTGGATGCCGCCGGCATCGACCGGGCGGCGGACGCCATCGACCGGCTGGTCGAACGCGAGGCGATGCGCGGCATCGAACCCCGCCGGATTCTGTTGGCCGGATTCTCGCAGGGGGCGGTGGTGGCGCTGCGCTGCGGCCTGCGCAAACCTCATGCCATCGGCGGCATCATCGCCCTCTCCGGCTATCTGCCCTTCGCCGTGGAGCAGGCGGATGCGGAGGCTCCCCCGCTCTTCCTCGGCCACGGCATCCACGACACCATCGTCCCCTTCGCCCTGGGCGACCGCGCCCGCCGCCTGCTGCAGGATGCAGGCTACCGCGTCTCGTGGCACAGTTGGCCGATCGACCACGGCGTCTGCCCGGAGGAGATCGCAGGGATCGGACGCTGGATTCGACGACGATTACAGCAGGAAACGAAGCAACCATGACCGCCACACTGAAGTATGAGGGCAAGGGTAAGCGGCTGTTCGCCACCGATGAACCGGGCGTGCTGATCCAGCAGTTCAAGGACGACGCCACCGCCTTCGACGGCAAGAAGCATGCGGTGATCGCCAGCAAGGGGGTGCTCAACTGCGCCATCTCCACCTTCTTCTTCGAGCAGCTGGCCGCCGCCGGCATCCCCAACCACATGATCGCCCGCTGCGGCGAGGATACGATGCGCGTACACGAGCTGGAGATGTACCCGGTCGAGGTGGTGGTGCGCAACATCGCCGCCGGCTCCATCTGCAGGCGCCTCGGCCTGGAGGAGGGGCTGGTGCTCGCACGGCCGCTGACCGAGCTGTTCTACAAGTCCGACCCGCTGGGCGACCCGATGATCAACAGTGAGCACGCCGCGCTCTTCGGCTGGGCCAGCGAGGAGGAGACCACGCGGATGCGGGCGATGGCCCGGAAGGTCAACCGCTGTCTGCGCGCGCTGCTGGAGCCGGTCGGCATCACGCTGGTCGACTTCAAACTCGAGTTCGGCCGGCTGAACGGCGCCATCGTGCTGGGGGACGAAATCACCCCCGACGGCTGCCGCCTGTGGGATGCCGCCACCGGCCGCAAGCTGGACAAGGACCGCTTCCGCCACGACCTGGGCGGCCTGAGCGAGGCCTACGCCGAGGTCGCCCGACGGCTGGAGATTCCGCTGGCGTTCTCCGACGGCGGGAACGCATCCCCCCGGCAACAGACGATCCGACAAGGAGGCTGACCATGACCATCCCCGACGACCTGCTCTACACCAAGGAGCACGAATGGATACGCGAGGCAGAGGGCGTTGCCACCTGCGGTATCTCCGACCACGCGCAGGAGGCGCTCGGCGACGTGGTCTTCGTCGAGCTGCCCGAAGTAGGCGCCACCACCGAGGCCGGCCAACCCTTCGCCGTGGTCGAATCGGTCAAGGCGGTCTCCGATGTCTACGCCCCGGTCTCCGGCGAGGTGATCGAGGTCAACGAGGAGCTGGAGCAGCATCCGGAACTGGTCAACACCGACTGCTACGGCCGGGGGTGG
Protein-coding regions in this window:
- a CDS encoding carboxylesterase yields the protein MPFPPILPAVRCETGTHPPDAAVIWLHGLGADGHDFEPVIGQLELADLAVRFVLPHAPAMPVTVNGGYIMPAWYDIRSSDLTAEVDAAGIDRAADAIDRLVEREAMRGIEPRRILLAGFSQGAVVALRCGLRKPHAIGGIIALSGYLPFAVEQADAEAPPLFLGHGIHDTIVPFALGDRARRLLQDAGYRVSWHSWPIDHGVCPEEIAGIGRWIRRRLQQETKQP
- a CDS encoding RimK family alpha-L-glutamate ligase → MEHPAQRPLIGLAPLTRHAFHGGDLTPTARTLHERILARPDDAAAYMDLATIMLLAHQREQALELQNRALSLRRRYTLERNPPHPGVRLLALMAIGDLMDNTPIEFLLADAPIALELDYVREGDPPPQWEGVDLCFVAVGESDRNRPLLQHLQQQLRDAPVPLINAPDRILHTSREAAAAALRGIDGLFMPAATRMTRTELEAAPSVEALLPRGEHPVIIRPVASHAGHGLARIDKDAALTAYLAQQQAEEFYVAPYIDYASPDGRYRKYRIALIDGAPFLCHLAISDHWLVHYLNADMTGDPDKREEEARAMARFDRDFGARHGKALAAVARRLQLEYLVIDCAECRDGRLLIFEVDTSAIVHDMDPEALFPYKRPHMRRVFAAFQQMLVRHASA
- a CDS encoding phosphoribosylaminoimidazolesuccinocarboxamide synthase; its protein translation is MTATLKYEGKGKRLFATDEPGVLIQQFKDDATAFDGKKHAVIASKGVLNCAISTFFFEQLAAAGIPNHMIARCGEDTMRVHELEMYPVEVVVRNIAAGSICRRLGLEEGLVLARPLTELFYKSDPLGDPMINSEHAALFGWASEEETTRMRAMARKVNRCLRALLEPVGITLVDFKLEFGRLNGAIVLGDEITPDGCRLWDAATGRKLDKDRFRHDLGGLSEAYAEVARRLEIPLAFSDGGNASPRQQTIRQGG
- a CDS encoding aminotransferase class V-fold PLP-dependent enzyme; this encodes MLDGILDYQQEIRSRPVWQPAPSGLRTRFMDDEPPPEGEPLERLYRRFMEQILPYAAGNVHPGFMGWVHGGGTPVGMVAEMLAAGLNANCGGRNQIPLLVERQVIRWMRRRFGLPEQAGGILTSGTSAATIIAIHTARCASIPERPVVYASRECHGCIGRALALTGIGREALCRVAVNDRYQIDLDRLRTAITADRRRGRHPWLVVGNAGTVNSGAIDDLQGLAEIARREGLWLHVDAALGGAIAFSRRLAARLRGIERADSLAMDFHKWLQVPYDAGLALLRSESLLTEAFATDDAYLLREEDGLAAGFPWPCDQGFELSRPFRALKIWFTLSAFGPERLGAMIEHCCALADLLAKRIDEEPWLERTAPVALNIVCFRPRGADDRTTRAVVRHIHRSGLAAPSLTLLDGRATIRAAIVNHRTGPDEIDRLIEATRKAVADCRKGGDSWSIPHNDR
- the gcvH gene encoding glycine cleavage system protein GcvH; this translates as MTIPDDLLYTKEHEWIREAEGVATCGISDHAQEALGDVVFVELPEVGATTEAGQPFAVVESVKAVSDVYAPVSGEVIEVNEELEQHPELVNTDCYGRGWIARIRIEGERVELLDAEAYATFLQE